The nucleotide window CAGGGCTCCTTGGGCTGTGACAGGTGTGGCGTTTTTGGAGGGGATGGCTCTGAAGGTGCACACCGGGGTGCAGAGGACGTCCCTTGTGagcaaggctgagggagctgggcttctttGGCTGGAGTAGTGATGGTTTGCCCGTAGTTTCAGATGCCTTTCCAAAAGGGCGCAAAATCTGGCCATCGGtgaagaggaatttggggtgtgCAGAGATCTGCAAGGGGACGATCAGCCTGGCCTCGTGGAGAAACGGTGAGATTGTTGCTCGGAGCGGCTCATGGGAAGTGAAGGTTCTAGACTTTTGGGGCAAAGAGCCTGTGGAGACGAGTGGCTGTTTGTAGCCTTGAGGGTCTCAGGGATCTGCAGGCGCGCTGCCCAAGTGGCGCAAGGCAAGTGCCGGGAGCCCTGCCTGAAGAATGGAGATGCCCAGGCCACCGTAGGAGAGGGCCAAGTTTGAGACCATCTTAGCAAGCCGAATGCGTACGGGTCGATGGCAGGTGAAGAGGTTCATGCGTGAGTCCCGAGGGAACTTTCAGATGGAGTTGCTAGGCCAGTGTGGATGGCTTTTGAAGCCTGGTGTCTGTCAGTTGGAGTTGCCAAGAAGTGGTAGAAGGGAAAGACAAGCCCCGttttgagaaagggaaaagcggAAAGGTGCGGGAACTACGGAGCATTCAGGCTGAGCTCCGTGTCAGGCAAGAAGATGAGGCTGCCTCTCCCGGGGACTAGGCCAAGGCCGATAGAGAGCAAAGAGGTGATTGGTACCAGGGAGCATGGCATTCCAAAGTGCAAAATAGCcattcctggtggttttttggcGCTGTTCTGCGGTTGGGGCTCCACAGCAGTGGTGGATAGGGGCAGGCTAGGCGACCTTGTGTGCCTGGCTTTGTGCATAGTGCTTGACAGTGTCCTGTGGCCGCATTTCTCTTGACAAGAGAatcaaggcacagcttctcaaggatattttctgggaaatgcagagatgcaacctccaagaaagaaaaaaacaacagttaTCCCAATTGCTGCACCTTTCTTTGTGCAGGAGTGGGAATTGgtcattggattctgctgggagtgttttgttttctggaccAGTCTCTGCAAGCTGTGTCTTGCTGGTCAGAAGACAGTCCCAAGATGTGTTTgagttgagtgcttgtgcagtttcagtttagatgtagtggAATCTATTGGAATATAGCATAAAACAATagagtataataaagtaattaattagccctcATCTATCGAGGGAGTCCTCCTTGTCATTTCTTCCTGCACGTCGGGGGCCGTGCTTTTACTGTAGTGTCCTGCATGGCATTGTTGCCTGTGAGTCAGAGCGGCATGGATTGGAGGGATGGGGCACGGAGTGGATAAAGCCGATGAGGTGCAGCGGTGCTCTCCAGCCTTCGTGTGTTTTGCTCAGTGTGCTTCCGTGGTGTTGGCCAAAACCACGGTGGCAGTGTTtttgcacaggggctgctgcaggatgctgcttgGGCAGGTGCCATTGAGGAGAGTGGACAGGGGCCGTgtggagcagggcttggagtaGGTGCTCCGGGGAGATGGCTTTCCCCTGGCGCAAAGAGTGGTTGCGGTGCTAGAGAGAGGAGAGGCGGTGGCAAGGGTTTTGTCACAGGTCTTTATTTCCAGTGTCATAAATAAGGGAAGAGGTAGAAAAATAAGTACCTGactaaatagataaatagataaataaacaaataaatacgTCAATAAATAGGTAGAGAAAGTCCTTGGTCCATCTCAGTGGGAGCGGCCGAATGGCTGGAGATGCAGTGATTGAAGGCTGCGGGTGCCGTGCGGTTGTCGCAGGCCTGTCTCTAGGTCCCGGGGCAGAGGAGGCGTGGGCTTGGAGGTGGCTTTGGGGCGTCGGTGAGCCTTGGCGTGCGGGTGTTTGCGCTAGCGGCGCATGGCGCGTGTGAGGTTGTGGAGGTGCTGTAGAGAGGCACGAGCTTCGAGGCGGACGTGGTCCCAGGCGCAGGCGCTGTGCTTGTGGGCGTGGAGGAAGAGGTGGATGTCCCTGAAGTACTTGTTGATGGCGAGCAGCGGGTTGCGTGGTCCTTTGAAGGGCGTGGCCTTGTCGGCGAGGCATTGCTCCAGGTGGTGGATGTGGTGCTGCAGCTTGTTGAGGAGGTGGTTGCGAGCCTGGCTGGGCCAGTGCTGACGGGTGCCGTTGGAGCTGAGGGTGTGgaagaggtgctgcaggatgcggagggcggtggcggcggcttGCTGCGGCTGGAGGTTGTTGTGGAGCAGGGTGTCGGGGAAGAAGGGCGGCTCTtggaggtggcagggctgtgtgtggctggcAGCCATGTCCTGCAGGAGGCGGAGAGCGTCGCCGGGGAAGGTGTCCTCGTGCGTCCACAGGTGttggcaggccaggctgggggccaGAGCGgcgaggaggagcaggagcgcCGGGGCGGCGTGCGGCAGGCGTGGCCGTGTGGCTGTGGGCGCAGCCAtggtggctctgtggctgctgtcgGGTGGTGCGGCGCAGGAGGAGCCTGCCGAGGCTGGCTGGTGcttggggtgctgctggtggctgtgcttggGGTGCCGCCGGGTGCGCGGCTTTGTATGCAAGGCAGCTTTCCCTTCATCGCTTTCCGATTGCCGGCAGTTTCCGCCCGTGGTTTCCAGTctctgctggtggctctggtggttttggggaagggTTTTGTTGGGGTCTCCGTGGTTGGGGATTGTGGTGGCAGCGAAATTGCTGCCACCATTGCGGTGTGCCGGGCTTGCGAAAGCTCAGGCTCAGAGGCCTCGGTGTCAGGCGTGCTGGAGAGGCGTCTTGGCTGTTCCCTTTCACCTGCCGGGCCAGCTGCACGGTCTGTGCTGTGCAACCGGGTCTGTCTTTGTGCCCCAAGCATTGTTTCCACCTGCAAaggcctgctgctgcctgtggtcacttttcctttcactttgtggcttgcctttattttcatcttagcccctgttttccttttgtggttGCAAGGGATGTGCGGTGATGTCAGCGGGCGGGAGCTGGCGTTTCCCCTCCTGCGGTGAATGCCCAGAGGCAGTGTTCGAGGGGCTGGCCGTGCACGTGGGCCTTGGAGGCCTGAGTGTGCCCTTTCCCTTGCACGGAGGCAGGCgctgcacctgctgctttttttgggaGGAGCCAGCAACAAGGCAAGGGAGAAAGGCTCAGCGAAGAAGTCGGCCAAAGGGAAGGGCTTTGCTCTTACTGTCCTGCTTGCTCCGATGGCTGTGGCCCTGGAGCACGGGTGTGCTTTGGAGAGCCACGCCCTGGCGGATGAGGCGGCcggagggaaaagaggagcgTCCCCCATGAAAGAAATGGTGTTGTGTTTTGGCATTGCCAGAGCCCTTGGCTGCAACGGTGTGTCCTGTTCAGGGCTCCTTGGGCTGTGACAGGTGTGGCGTTTTTGGAGGGGATGGCTCTGAAGGTGCACACCGGGGTGCAGAGGACGTCCCTTGTGagcaaggctgagggagctgggcttctttGGCTGGAGTAGTGATGGTTTGCCCGTAGTTTCAGATGCCTTTCCAAAAGGGCGCAAAATCTGGCCATCGGtgaagaggaatttggggtgtgCAGAGATCTGCAACGGGACGATCAGCCTGGCCTCGTGGAGAAACGGTGGGATTGTTGCTCGGAGCGGCTCATGGGAAGTGAAGGTTCTAGACTTTTGGGGCAAAGAGCCTGTGGAGACGAGTGGCTGTTTGTAGCCTTGAGGGTCTCAGGGATCTGCAGGCGCGCTGCCCAAGTGGCGCAAGGCAAGTGCCGGGAGCCCTGCCTGAAGAATGGAGATGCCCAGGCCACCGTAGGAGAGGGCCAAGTTTGAGACCATCTTAGCAAGCCGAATGCGTACGGGTCGATGGCAGGTGAAGAGGTTCATGCGTGAGTCCTGAGGGAACTTTCAGATGGAGTTGCTAGGCCAGTGTGGATGGCTTTTGAAGCCTGGTGTCTGTCAGTTGGAGTTGCCAAGAAATGGTAGAAGGGAAAGACAAGCCCCGttttgagaaagggaaaagcggAAAGGTGTGGGAACTACGGAGCATTCAGGCTGAGCTCCGTGTCAGGCAAGAAGATGAGGCTGCCTCTCCCGGGGACTAGGCCAAGGCCGATAGAGAGCAAAAAGGTGATTGGTACCAGGGAGCATGGCATTCCAAAGTGCAAAATAGCcattcctggtggttttttggcGCTGTTCTGCGGCTGGGGCTCCACAGCAGTGGTGGATAGGGGCAGGCTAGGCGACCTTGTGTGCCTGGCTTTGTGCAAAGTGCTTGACAGTGTCCTGTGGCCGCATTTCTCTTGACAAGAGAatcaaggcacagcttctcaaggatattttctgggaaatgcagagatgcaacctccaagaaagaaaaaaacaacagttaTCCCAATTGCTGCGCCTTTCTTTGTGCAGGAGTGGGAATTGgtcattggattctgctgggagtgttttgttttctggaccAATCTCTGCAAGCTGTGTCTTGCTGGTCAGAAGACAGTCCCAAGATGCGTTTgagttgagtgcttgtgcagtttcagtttagatgtagtggAATCTATTGGAATATAGCATAAAACAATagagtataataaagtaattaattagccctcGTCTATCGAGGGAGTCCTCCTTGTCATTTCTTCCTGCACGTCGGGGGCCGTGCTTTTACTGTAGTGTCCTGCATGGCATCGTTGCCTGTGAGTCAGAGCGGCATGGATTGGAGGGATGGGGCACGGAGTGGATAAAGCCGATGAGGTGCAGCGGTGCTCTCCAGCCTTCGTGTGTTTTGCTCAGTGTGCTTCCGTGGTGTTGGCCAAAACCACGGTGGCAGTGTTtttgcacaggggctgctgcaggatgctgcttgGGCAGGTGCCATTGAGGAGAGTGGCCGGGGGCCGTgtggagcagggcttggagtaGGTGCTCGGGGGAGATGGCTTTCCCCTGgcgcaaagagtggttgcagtGCTAGAGAGAGGAGAGGCGGTGGCAAGGGTTTTGTCACAGGTCTTTATTTCCAGTGTCATAAATAAGGGAAGAGGTAGAAAAATAAGTACCTGactaaatagataaatagataaataaataaataaatacgtCAATAAATAGGTAGAGAAAGTCCTTGGTCCATCTCAGTGGGAGCGGCCGAATGGCTGGAGATGCAGTGATTGAAGGCTGCGGGTGCCGTGCGGTTGTCGCAGGCCTGTCTCTAGGTCCCGGGGCAGAGGAGGCGTGGGCTTGGAGGTGGCTTTGGGGCGTCGGTGAGCCTTGGCGTGCGGGTGTTTGCGCTAGCGGCGCATGGCGCGTGTGAGGTTGTGGAGGTGCTGTAGAGAGGCACGAGCTTCGAGGCGGACGTGGTCCCAGGCGCAGGCGCTGTGCTTGTGGGCGTGGAGGAAGAGGTGGATGTCCCTGAAGTACTTGTTGATGGCGAGCAGCGGGTTGCGTGGTCCTTTGAAGGGCGTGGCCTTGTCGGCGAGGCATTGCTCCAGGTGGTGGATGTGGTGCTGCAGCTTGTTGAGGAGGTGGTTGCGAGCCTGGCTGGGCCAGTGCTGACGGGTGCCGTTGGAGCTGAGGGTGTGgaagaggtgctgcaggatgcggagggcggtggcggcggcttGCTGCGGCTGGAGGTTGTTGTGGAGCAGGGTGTCGGGGAAGAAGGGCGGCTCTtggaggtggcagggctgtgtgtggctggcAGCCATGTCCTGCAGGAGGCGGAGAGCGTCGCCGGGGAAGGTGTCCTCGTGCGTCCACAGGTGttggcaggccaggctgggggccaGAGCGgcgaggaggagcaggagcgcCGGGGCGGCGTGCGGCAGGCGTGGCCGTGTGGCTGTGGGCGCAGCCAtggtggctctgtggctgctgtcgGGTGGTGCGGCGCAGGAGGAGCCTGCCGAGGCTGGCTGGTGcttggggtgctgctggtggctgtgcttggGGTGCCGCCGGGTGCGCGGCTTTGTATGCAAGGCAGCTTTCCCTTCATCGCTTTCCGATTGCCGGCAGTTTCCGCCCGTGGTTTCCAGTctctgctggtggctctggtggttttggggaagggTTTTGTTGGGGTCTCCGTGGTTGGGGATTGTGGTGGCAGCGAAATTGCTGCCACCATTGCGGTGTGCCGGGCTTGCGAAAGCTCAGGCTCAGAGGCCTCGGTGTCAGGCGTGCTGGAGAGGCGTCTTGGCTGTTCCCTTTCACCTGCCGGGCCAGCTGCACGGTCTGTGCTGTGCAACCGGGTCTGTCTTTGTGCCCCAAGCATTGTTTCCACCTGCAAaggcctgctgctgcctgtggtcacttttcctttcactttgtggcttgcctttattttcatcttagcccctgttttccttttgtggttGCAAGGGATGTGCGGTGATGTCAGCGGGCGGGAGCTGGCGTTTCCCCTCCTGCGGTGAATGCCCAGAGGCGGTGTTCGAGGGGCTGGCCGTGCACGTGGGCCTTGGAGGCCTGAGTGTGCCCTTTCCCTTGCACGGAGGCAGGCgctgcacctgctgctttttttgggaGGAGCCAGCAACAAGGCAAGGGAGAAAGGCTCAGCGAAGAAGTCGGCCAAAGGGAAGGGCTTTGCTCTTACTGTCCTGCTTGCTCCGATGGCTGTGGCCCTGGAGCACGGGTGTGCTTTGGAGAGCCACGCCCTGGCGGATGAGGCGGCcggagggaaaagaggagcgTCCCCCATGAAAGAAATGGTGTTGTGTTTTGGCATTGCCAGAGCCCTTGGCTGCAACGGTGTGTCCTGTTCAGGGCTCCTTGGGCTGTGACAGGTGTGGCGTTTTTGGAGGGGATGGCTCTGAAGGTGCACACCGGGGTGCAGAGGACGTCCCTTGTGagcaaggctgagggagctgggcttctttGGCTGGAGTAGTGATGGTTTGCCCGTAGTTTCAGATGCCTTTCCAAAAGGGCGCAAAATCTGGCCATCGGtgaagaggaatttggggtgtgCAGAGATCTGCAAGGGGACGATCAGCCTGGCCTCGTGGAGAAACGGTGGGATTGTTGCTCGGAGCGGCTCATGGGAAGTGAAGGTTCTAGACTTTTGGGGCAAAGAGCCTGTGGAGACGAGTGGCTGTTTGTAGCCTTGAGGGTCTCAGGGATCTGCAGGCGCGCTGCCCAAGTGGCGCAAGGCAAGTGCCGGGAGCCCTGCCTGAAGAATGGAGATGCCCAGGCCACCGTAGGAGAGGGCCAAGTTTGAGACCATCTTAGCAAGCCGAATGCGTACGGGTCGATGGCAGGTGAAGAGGTTCATGCGTGAGTCCTGAGGGAACTTTCAGATGGAGTTGCTAGGCCAGTGTGGATGGCTTTTGAAGCCTGGTGTCTGTCAGTTGGAGTTGCCAAGAAATGGTAGAAGGGAAAGACAAGCCCCGttttgagaaagggaaaagcggAAAGGTGTGGGAACTACGGAGCATTCAGGCTGAGCTCCGTGTCAGGCAAGAAGATGAGGCTGCCTCTCCCGGGGACTAGGCCAAGGCCGATAGAGAGCAAAGAGGTGATTGGTACCAGGGAGCATGGCATTCCAAAGTGCAAAATAGCcattcctggtggttttttggcGCTGTTCTGCGGCTGGGGCTCCACAGCAGTGGTGGATAGGGGCAGGCTAGGCGACCTTGTGTGCCTGGCTTTGTGCAAAGTGCTTGACAGTGTCCTGTGGCCGCATTTCTCTTGACAAGAGAatcaaggcacagcttctcaaggatattttctgggaaatgcagagatgcaacctccaagaaagaaaaaaacaacagttaTCCCAATTGCTGCGCCTTTCTTTGTGCAGGAGTGGGAATTGgtcattggattctgctgggagtgttttgttttctggaccAATCTCTGCAAGCTGTGTCTTGCTGGTCAGAAGACAGTCCCAAGATGCGTTTgagttgagtgcttgtgcagtttcagtttagatgtagtggAATCTATTGGAATATAGCATAAAACAATagagtataataaagtaattaattagccctcGTCTATCGAGGGAGTCCTCCTTGTCATTTCTTCCTGCACGTCGGGGGCCGTGCTTTTACTGTAGTGTCCTGCATGGCATCGTTGCCTGTGAGTCAGAGCGGCATGGATTGGAGGGATGGGGCACGGAGTGGATAAAGCCGATGAGGTGCAGCGGTGCTCTCCAGCCTTCGTGTGTTTTGCTCAGTGTGCTTCCGTGGTGTTGGCCAAAACCACGGTGGCAGTGTTtttgcacaggggctgctgcaggatgctgcttgGGCAGGTGCCATTGAGGAGAGTGGACGGGGGCCGTgtggagcagggcttggagtaGGTGCTCGGGGGAGATGGCTTTCCCCTGgcgcaaagagtggttgcagtGCTAGAGAGAGGAGAGGCGGGTGGCAAGGGTTTTGTCACAGGTCTTTATTTCCAGTGTCATAAATAAGGGAAGAGGTAGAAAAATAAGTACCTGactaaatagataaatagataaataaataaataaatacgtCAATAAATAGGTAGAGAAAGTCCTTGGTCCATCTCAGTGGGAGCGGCCGAATGGCTGGAGATGCAGTGATTGAAGGCTGCGGGTGCCGTGCGGTTGTCGCAGGCCTGTCTCTAGGTCCCGGGGCAGAGGAGGCGTGGGCTTGGAGGTGGCTTTGGGGGCGTCGGTGAGCCTTGGCGTGCGGGTGTTTGCGCTAGCGGCGCATGGCGCGTGTGAGGTTGTGGAGGTGCTGTAGAGAGGCACGAGCTTCGAGGCGGACGTGGTCCCAGGCGCAGGCGCTGTGCTTGTGGGCGTGGAGGAAGAGGTGGATGTCCCTGAAGTACTTGTTGATGGCGAGCAGCGGGTTGCGTGGTCCTTTGAAGGGCGTGGCCTTGTCGGCGAGGCATTGCTCCAGGTGGTGGATGTGGTGCTGCAGCTTGTTGAGGAGGTGGTTGCGAGCCTGGCTGGGCCAGCTGACGGGTGCCGTTGGAGCTGAGGGTGTGgaagaggtgctgcaggatgcggagggcggtggcggcggcttGCTGCGGCTGGAGGTTGTTGTGGAGCAGGGTGTCGGGGAAGAAGGGCGGCTCTtggaggtggcagggctgtgtgtggctggcAGCCATGTCCTGCAGGAGGCGGAGAGCGTCGCCGGGGAAGGTGTCCTCGTGCGTCCACAGGTGttggcaggccaggctgggggccaGAGCGgcgaggaggagcaggagcgcCGGGGCGGCGTGCGGCAGGCGTGGCCGTGTGGCTGTGGGCGCAGCCAtggtggctctgtggctgctgtcgGGTGGTGCGGCGCAGGAGGAGCCTGCCGAGGCTGGCTGGTGcttggggtgctgctggtggctgtgcttggGGTGCCGCCGGGTGCGCGGCTTTGTATGCAAGGCAGCTTTCCCTTCATCGCTTTCCGATTGCCGGCAGTTTCCGCCCGTGGTTTCCAGTctctgctggtggctctggtggttttggggaagggTTTTGTTGGGGTCTCCGTGGTTGGGGATTGTGGTGGCAGCGAAATTGCTGCCACCATTGCGGTGTGCCGGGCTTGCGAAAGCTCAGGCTCAGAGGCCTCGGTGTCAGGCGTGCTGGAGAGGCGTCTTGGCTGTTCCCTTTCACCTGCCGGGCCAGCTGCACGGTCTGTGCTGTGCAACCGGGTCTGTCTTTGTGCCCCAAGCATTGTTTCCACCTGCAAaggcctgctgctgcctgtggtcacttttcctttcactttgtggcttgcctttattttcatcttagcccctgttttccttttgtggttGCAAGGGATGTGCGGTGATGTCAGCGGGCGGGAGCTGGCGTTTCCCCTCCTGCGGTGAATGCCCAGAGGCGGTGTTCGAGGGGCTGGCCGTGCACGTGGGCCTTGGAGGCCTGAGTGTGCCCTTTCCCTTGCACGGAGGCAGGCgctgcacctgctgctttttttgggaGGAGCCAGCAACAAGGCAAGGGAGAAAGGCTCAGCGAAGAAGTCGGCCAAAGGGAAGGGCTTTGCTCTTACTGTCCTGCTTGCTCCGATGGCTGTGGCCCTGGAGCACGGGTGTGCGTTGGAGAGCCACGCCCTGGCGGATGAGGCGGCcggagggaaaagaggagcgTCCCCCATGAAAGAAATGGTGTTGTGTTTTGGCATTGCCAGAGCCCTTGGCTGCAACGGTGTGTCCTGTTCAGGGCTCCTTGGGCTGTGACAGGTGTGGCGTTTTTGGAGGGGATGGCTCTGAAGGTGCACAGCGGGGTGCAGAGGACGTCCCTTGTGagcaaggctgagggagctgggcttctttGGCTGGAGTAGTGATGGTTTGCCCGTAGTTTCAGATGCCTTTCCAAAAGGGCGCAAAATCTGGCCATCGGtgaagaggaatttggggtgtgCAGAGATCTGCAAGGGGACGATCAGCCTGGCCTCGTGGAGAAACGGTGAGATTGTTGCTCGGAGCGGCTCATGGGAAGTGAAGGTTCTAGACTTTTGGGGCAAAGAGCCTGTGGAGACGAGTGGCTGTTTGTAGCCTTGAGGGTCTCAGGGATCTGCAGGCGCGCTGCCCAAGTGGCGCAAGGCAAGTGCCGGGAGCCCTGCCTGAAGAATGGAGATGCCCAGGCCACCGTAGGAGAGGGCCAAGTTTGAGACCATCTTAGCAAGCCGAATGCGTACGGGTCGATGGCAGGTGAAGAGGTTCATGCGTGAGTCCCGAGGGAACTTTCAGATGGAGTTGCTAGGCCAGTGTGGATGGCTTTTGAAGCCTGGTGTCTGTCAGTTGGAGTTGCCAAGAAGTGGTAGAAGGGAAAGACAAGCCCCGttttgagaaagggaaaagcggAAAGGTGCGGGAACTACGGAGCATTCAGGCTGAGCTCCGTGTCAGGCAAGAAGATGAGGCTGCCTCTCCCGGGGACTAGGCCAAGGCCGATAG belongs to Haemorhous mexicanus isolate bHaeMex1 chromosome Z, bHaeMex1.pri, whole genome shotgun sequence and includes:
- the LOC132342002 gene encoding interferon-like yields the protein MAAPTATRPRLPHAAPALLLLLAALAPSLACQHLWTHEDTFPGDALRLLQDMAASHTQPCHLQEPPFFPDTLLHNNLQPQQAAATALRILQHLFHTLSSNGTRQHWPSQARNHLLNKLQHHIHHLEQCLADKATPFKGPRNPLLAINKYFRDIHLFLHAHKHSACAWDHVRLEARASLQHLHNLTRAMRR